TCTTTAGTTGAAGAGGAAGCTCCTATTATTTGGCGGGCACCTTTGCTGCATGGGACTTTAGAACAGTTTATGAAAGAAGTGCAGTGGGGAAAATTGGATTATTTGTTATTTGATTTACCGCCAGGAACAGGTGATATGCCGTTAAACATAATGCAGAATTTACCAGAATCGGAAGTAATGATTGTAACTACTCCTCAGATTACTGCTACTAATGTAGCTGGTCGAATTGGAAAAATGGCCGATAAATTGGAATGTGAAACATTAGGGGTAGTAGAAAATATGTCTTATTATCAGTGTACTGATTGTGGAAATAAAGATTATATCTTCGGTCAAGGTGGAGGTAAAGATATAGCCGAAAAATTAGAAACTAAACTTTTAGGTAAGCTTCCGTTATTACCAGATATTAGAGAAGATAGCGATCAAGGAAAATCAATTATATTAGAAAATCCTGAAGCAGATGTAAGTAAAGAATTTATTTCTATTGCTGAAAAAGTTATAAATAAAAAGCGTAATTTTAAATCAATTTAAGTTTAATTATCTATCATAGTTTTTGCTAAGCCCTTACTTTAAAATAGTAAGGGCTTTTGTAATTAAAAATCACATATTGATTTTATCCTTTGGAAAAAAATTTTTGAAAAAAATAGATGTGATTCCAAATCGGTTATTGACATATGATCATAAATACGCTATAATAATATTGTATTGAACAAATGATCAAAATATCAAAGGAGTGATTTAAATGCCTTGGGGAGATGGAACAGGTCCAGAAGGATTAGGTCCTATGACTGGAAGAGGTGCAGGTTATTGTGCAGGTTATAATCGACCTGGTTATGCAAATAGTATGTCAAGACGAGGTTTAGGACGTGGATTTGGTCGTGGTTGCGGCCGAGGTATGGGTAGACCTAGTAATAACAAAAGGATGATGAATCGTAGAGTATCGACCTATCGTCCGGCTAAAGATCAAACAGAAGCAGAGATTAATTATCTACAACAGGAAAAGGAAGCGCTAAAAAATGAATTAAAGGCAATTCAAGAACGAATTTCAGAATTAGATAGTGAGAATAATAAAGAATAATTAGTTTAAATAGTCTACCTATAAATTAGGTAGACTATTTTTAATTTTTATATGCATCTTAATAAATTCGAAATTAAAGAAGATTTTAATTAAAAAGATCTATAAGATAATTAGTTAAAGACTTAATTGCTTGACAATTTTTATTAGAATTTATATAATATTATTAAGATTAATTGGTATATACAACATATCATATATTCCATATGTTATATACTTTTAGTGATAGGGGGAATTTATTATGAAAAAGGTTTCAAAAGATAATCCATTACCTTTATATCATCAATTGAAAGAAATATTACGTGAGAATATTGATAATAAAGTTTTAAAGCCTGGTGATCCTATTCCAACTGAAAGAGAGTTAGTTGATATTCATGATATAAGTAGAATGACAGCTAGAAAGGCAATTATGGCTTTAGTAAATGAAGGTTTATTATACAGAGAACAGGGGAAAGGGACGTTTGTAGCTGATCCAGAACCTAAGATGAAACATGAATTATCTAAGTTAACTGGTTTTACTGAAGAAATGAAAGAGAAAGGGATGGAAACTAAAACAGAAATAATTTCTTTTGAATTTGAGTCTGCATCTAATAAAATTCGAAAACATTTAGAATTACCAAATGATGTAGAACAAGTAATTAAAATAAAAAGGCTTAGATATGTAGAAAAGGAGCCATTTTCATTAGAGACTGTATGGATTCCTTATGATCTTGCTTCAAATTTAACTGAAGATATATTAACAGGAAATTCTTTATATAATATATTTCGCAATAAATATGGTTATGAATTAGAACAAGCAAGACAAACTGTAGAACCGATAATGTTAACTGATTATGAAGGGGGGTTATTAGGCTTAAACGCTAATTCTTTAGCCTTATTATTTAGAAGAACAACTTATTTGAAAGAAGATAGAATTATTGAATATACTAAATCAATTTATAGAAGTGATAATTATAAACATGAAGTAATTTTGAAATAATAGGGGGATAAAATGTGGCTGAGAAGCGAAATAAGGATACTGTAGATATTGATAAACTAGGGACCACTGAAATTATAGATAAGATAAATGATGAAGATAAGAAAGTTGCTTTAGCTGTAGAAAAAGAGCAAGAAAATATAGCTAAAGCAGTGGATTTAATAGTAAAAAGATTAAAGAAAGATGGAAGATTATTTTATATTGGGAGTGGTACTAGTGGAAAGTTAGGAGTTATTGATGCTTCAGAATGTCCTCCAAGTTTTGGAATAGATGATTCAATGGTTCAAGGTATTATTTCTGGTGGTGATAAAGCTTTAAGTGACTGGTTAGAGCATACAGAAGATGATGAAGAGTTAGCAAGTAAAGATTTACAAGATAAAGGAGTAACTGAAAAAGATATAGTAGTAGGAATTACTGCTAGTGGTAACACTCCTTATGTTATGGCGGCAATTAAATATGCTAATCAAATAGGAGCTACTACCATAGGTTTAATTTGTAATCCTGAAGGAAAATTGAAAGAAAATTGCGATAATTACATTTGCATTGATGTTGGTCCTGAAGTGATTATGGGGTCTACTAGGATGAAAGCTGGAACTGCTCAAAAAATGGTTTTAAATATGTTAAGCACTGCTAGTATGATTAGACTAGGAAAAGTTTATAGTAACTTAATGATTAATGTAAAACCAATTAATGAAAAGTTAAAGAAGCGAGCTAAAGAAATTGTACATTTAGTAACAAAGGCAGATGAATCGTTAATAACAGAAGTTCTGAAAAAATGTGATTATGATGCGAAAGTAGCAACAGTCATGATTAAGAAAAAGTGTAGTGTAATTGAAGCTCGAGATTTCATAAGCAAAAACGATGGAGTTATTAACCAATTTGTTTTGTAATTACTAGTGAGGTGAGAGAAAATGAAGGGGCTGAAAAACGGAAAAATAATCACCAAAGATGAAGTATTAGATAATAAAGTATTACTTTTTGATAAGGAAATAATTGAGATAATTGACCAAGAAGAAATAGATAGATATGATAGGGTGGAATTGATGGATGTTAAGGGGAATTATATTTCGCCGGGGTTTCTAGATCTCCATATTCATGGGATTAAAGGTTATGATACAATGGATGGGAATTATGAAGCTGTGTCAAGTATAAGTAATATAATTTCTAAAAAAGGAGTAACATCTTTTTTACCTACTACAATGACTATGGATCAAGAGTCTATTTATAAGTCTTTAGATGTAATAAAAGATTCTATAAAAAAGAATATACAAGGAGCTACTATTTTAGGAGCTCATCTGGAAGGACCATTTATTAATGAAAAATATAAAGGAGCTCAAAATGTTGATTATATTCAAGAACCTAATTATAAATTCATTGAAGATTATTTAGATGTAATTAAAATGATTACTTTAGCTCCTGAGATTAAACAAAGTTATGAGTTCATGGATAGAATAAAAGATGAAAATATTGTTTTATCAATAGGACATTCAAATGCTAAATATGAAGAAGCTTTGGAAGCAATTAATAAGGGGATTTCTCATGCTACACATACTTTTAATGCTATGTCTTCTTTTCATCACAGAGAGCCAGGAGTAGTAGGCGCAGTTTTTAATAGTGATATTACTTGTGACATAATAGCTGATAAATTTCATGTTCATCCTGATAATTTTGATTTATTATTAAAAATTAAAGGGCGAGATAAAATAAGTTTAATTACTGATTCTATGAGAGCAGGTTGTATGAAAAATGGCATATATGAGTTAGGCGGTCAAAAAACAACTATAAAAAATGGTTCAGTTAGATTAGATGATGGTACTTTGGCTGGGAGTATTTTAACTTTAAATTTGGCTCTTAAAAATTTTAAAGATTATAGTGGTCTCGATTTAATGGAAGCTGTTAAACTAGTTTCCTTAAACCCAGCTAAAGTATTGGGGATTAATGATTCAAAAGGAAGTATTGAAATAGGAAAGGATGCTGATATTACTCTATTTAACGATGATATTGATATTAAAGCAACAATTGTTGAAGGTGAAATTGTCTATAACAATTTATAAAAAGAAGAAAAAGGGGAGATTGAAATGAAAAAAAGATTTATTGGTCAAATACAAAGAATTGGCAAGGCATTAATGTTACCTATTGCAGTTTTACCTGCTGCAGCTTTATTGTTAAGGTTAGGGGCTGGTGATGTTTTAGGAATACCATTTGTAGAAGCGGCTGGAGCAGCTATATTTAATAATTTAGCATTATTATTTGGGATAGGTGTAGCAATTGGTATATCTTTTGATGGTTCTGGGGCAGCGGGTTTAGCGGGGGCAGTTGGATATTTTGTAATTACTGAAGGAGCTAAATCAATTAATACAGATATTAATATGGGGGTTTTAGCGGGGATTATTGCTGGACTTGTGGCTGGAGCACTATATAATCAGTTCTATGACATAGATTTACCAGATTATTTAGGTTTTTTTGCTGGTAAAAGGTTTGTTCCAATTATCACTGGAGCTTCATGTGTATTACTAGCTGGAATATTTGGCTATGTTTGGCCTCCAATTCAGATTGTTATTGAGATAGTAGGTAATTGGATTATTGGAGCAGGTGCATTAGGTGTTTTTGTTTATGGAGTTTTAAATAGATCGTTAATACCATTAGGATTACATCATGTTATGAATAGCTTTATTTGGTTTGTATTTGGTGAATATACTAATGAAGCTGGTAAAGTAGTAACTGGTGATTTGTCAAGATTTTTTGCTGGTGATCCTAATGCAGGTAGTTTCATGGCAGGGTTTTATCCAATCATGATGTTTGGTTTACCTGCGGCTGCATTAGCTATGTATCATACTGCAGAATCTAAAGATAAAAAAGAAGTATCAGGGGTTTTATTTAGTATGGCATTTACTTCATTTTTGACTGGGATTACAGAACCACTAGAATTTAGTTTTGTATTTTTAGCGCCATTTTTATATTTGATTCATTCATTATTAAGCGGAGTTTCAATGGCGGTTACTTATGTGTTGGGTATTAAGCATGGTTTTGGGTTTTCTGCTGGAGCAATTGATTATTTCTTAAATTATGGTTTAGCTACTAAACCTTTTTTATTGATTCCAATAGGAATTGTAACTTCTACTGTCTATTACTTTTTATTTAAATTTGTAATTCAAAAGTTTGATTTGCCAACTCCAGGAAGGGTAGGATCAGATGAGATAGAAAATGATATGAGTGTTATGCCAGATAAACACCAAGATTCTGTTGATGGAAGTATAGATAAAGCGAAAAGTTACATTAACTATTTGGGTGGGGCAGATAATTTGGAGACAGTAGGAGCTTGTATTACTAGATTAAGGTTAACCGTTGAAGACACTAATAAGATTGATGAAAGTGGGCTAAAAAAGTTAGATGCCACAGAGGTGATTAAGTTAGATGAAGAAACTGTTCAGGTTGTAGTTGGTACTAAAGCAGAAAAGGTTGCAATTTCTATTAATGAAGAATTAAATAATAGACAGCAATAAGTATATTGGAGGTAAGATAATGAGATTGCAAGTTTTAGAAGATTATGAAGAAATGAGTGTTAAAGCTGCTAGTATTGTTGCTAGCCAAGTTACCTTAAAGCCGAATTCTAATTTAGGATTGGCTACAGGATCTACTCCTTTAGGTATGTATAATAATTTAATTAGAATGTATAAAAAAAATTTAATTAACTTTGAGGAAGTGGTTACTTTTAATTTAGATGAGTATGTAGGATTGCCTGCTGATCATCCTCAAAGTTATCATTATTATATGTTTGATAACTTTTTTGATAAAGTAAATATTCCCCCAGAAAAAATATATATTCCTTCGGGAGTAGGAGATAATTTAAAGCAAATTTGTAAAAAATATGATCAAAGCATTAATAGTCATGGAGGGATCGATTTACAAGTTCTAGGGATTGGGAAGAATGGTCATATTGGATTTAATGAACCAGATAATAAATTAAGAACAAATACCCATGTTGTAAAATTAACAGAAGAGACTATTAATGATAATAGCCGATTTTTTGATTCAATAGATGATGTTCCTAAAAAAGCAATTTCAATGGGAATGAGTTCAATTATGAAGTCTAAAAAAATCCTATTATTAGCTAGTGGAGAACAAAAAGCAGAAGCAATTAAAAAAGCAATAAATGGAGAAATTACAACAGAACATCCTGCTTCACTATTGCAATTGCACTCAGATGTTACTATTTTAGTTGATAAGGATGCAGCTAAATTGTTAAATGGATAATAAGAGGTGTGTTTTTAATGTGATTTTATATTAGGAAATACTAGGGAGAAAACAGTTATAATTTAGATGAGATAAAAAGCAAGAAGCTGACAGCTTCTTGCTTTTTATTAGACTTATCTTTCTATAATTTTATTTTGTTTAGATGTTTACTTTTGATTATTTTGATTAATAGCCTTAATTTTTTGCCATGGTCCCCTCCGATTAGTTCCTGGTTCCATGCCATAATTCCACCATTTTGCTTTCCAAATTGCTTTATTATAAGTTACTCTATCTCCTCCCCAATAAGTTGCATAAGGATTCCAAACTGGAATGTCTGAATCATTTTCGTTTTTAACTAACGCTGTAATAACACTACTTTTACTTTGACCATAATCATTACTTAATTCAGCATAATACTCATAACTTCCAGGAAGCTTATTAGATACTGAGTATTCAATAACTTGTTTTTCAGAGGAATTAGGATTCAAATTAACTACTTTAACCACCTGATTATTTTCATAAAGTCTCATCTCTTGTGCAGAGTTATTAGCCGGAACTGTAACCAAAATTTTATAGCTACTACTATTGTTATTTTGATCTATAGTTACTTCGGCAGATCCAGGTTTTTGATTAGAACTTCCTTTATCTTCAAAACCGACTACTGTATTAGCATGATTTAAGTCGCGATTACTAGCGTTATAATTAGCAGCGTTCCAGACACCTGAATTTGGATATTGGTTGCCATCTACTGCTGTTACTAAAACATAACCATTAGCTAATAATCGTTTTATAGCTTCAATATCTTGATTATCCTTAACGTCAATGTAATATGTTTGAGGAACCTTACTTCTGAATTGTGGTGCCGATCTAAATGCTTCTTCACTTCCCCAACTTGAAACATCACCATCATAACCATCATAAGGCATTTTTGCCCAACTGGAAACACCTAAATTGGCATTTACATTAACTATATCTGGCACCGAAGATCCTCTATCTTGACCACCATTTACTAAGCTATAAGTAAAGGCAGGACTTAATGTTTTATTGGCATCAAAAGTAGATAGATCCCAATTTCTATCTCTAGCTTCGAAAAATCCATTTGTATAATAAGTCATAGCCCAAGCTGCACATGAACCTTCTTCTCCTTGATTTCCTACTGGTGGAAAATATTTTGATTTTGAGTGATCTACTTGATTATTTTGAGATGATTCTGAAAATAATTGCAACACTTTATTACTGTCAATAACTCTAATTCTATCTTTCTTTTTAGCTTCTTTCCACTCCTCAGGAGTTAAAGGTTTATATCCAGTACCATGACCATTAATAATTTGATTTCCTTTTGTTGCTGATAAATTTCTTTCATTGTTTTTAGTAAAATTATCAATATCTTCATCAGTTAATTTTCGAGATACATCTTTTAAGTTAATAGGTTTAGATTTTAAGGTAGGACTTTTCTTAGCTGAAACATTAGTAACGGATACGGATTTTGTTGAGGAAGGCCTAACATTAATTGGAACTTGATTAGAAGTATAAGTATTAACTGGATTGCTATCATAGTTATTGTAGATTTCAACTGAAAAATGATTTATTCTCCCTGAACTATAACTACCATTTTTTACTATTAAAGAGATATCTTCATTGTTAAACGGCATTAATTCTGTGATATCTAAGACGAGCTTCTCATTGCTATCGAATGGTACATTTCCTCCTTTGGAACGTACATCTTGAGGATAAAAAGTTTTAGAACTTGTCCCACTTTGAACTTTAATTGTCCATTGTCCCCGATTATTTCCTTCTAACTTAAAAACAGCAATGGCTTGAGGTTGATAATCATCTCTTGGATCTGCAATAAATATTGGAAAACTATTATTTATTGCAGCTTGATATGTGATATACACAGATCCATCATTAAATGTCCCCCAATTTTCCCCCCAAGAGTTAATCAGCTTCAATCGTCCTTCAGAAGCGGCACCTGCACTTAGACTAAAACTTACTATCATCATGGAACTAAGAACCAGACACAATACCACCAATGATAAATAGAACTTATCACTTCTTTTCATAATAACTCCCCCTTTTTTAATTTCCATTATAATGATCTGTAAAATAATTTTAGCATATATTGAATTAAATGTAAATAAAAATAATGGATTTAAATAGATATTATTAAGTTGACTGATAAAATTGATATCTTTGAGGAATATGATATAATATCAATATAATTAAAATAAATTATATTAATAAAATGGGGTTGATAAAATGGGGAGACCACCTAAAGAACGCCGGGTTGGCTATATACCGGAAGTTAAGTTTTTTAAACCAGTAGGTATTCCTAAGCGAGAATTAAAAGAAGTAAGTCTTACTATTGAAGAAGTAGAGGCAATACGTTTAAAGGATAAAAAAGGCTTAACACAGCAGGAAGCTTCTGAACGTATGGAGGTTTCGCGACCGACTTTCCAACGGATCTTGACTGAAGCTCGAAAAAAGATTACTGAAGCTTTAATAGAAGGAAAAGCACTTAAATTTCGAGGAGGTAATTATAAGTTTAAGCCACGTTGTGTAAAATGTGGTAATGATTTTACTTATAAGCAGAGAAGTGGAAGACAAGGCTGGGAGAATAAAGAAGTTTGTCCAGAGTGTGACTAAATTAGGGAGGATTAAAATTATGAGATACAAATGGACTACTTCTTTGATTTAATAGGATATGTTGATATAAATTGTAAGTCAAAGAAGTTTTTTGCATTTGTATTTATTAATTTTTTGTGTTAAATATAAAAAGAATATAAATAAATTTAAATAATTGAAATAATAAATAAGGTAAAAATGATTTTATATTAGATATAAGGATCATTTTTATGATATAATCTAGTTGAAAAGAAGAAAGGGGGATAATTAGTGGCTTATATAGAGTATATATTAAACCAGCGTCCTATAATTGCAGCAGTTAAGGAACCATCTGATTTAGAGGAGATCCCTTCAGATAAGATTGCTGCTATATTTGTACTAGGAAGCGATATCTCTACTTTATCCAAGATTGTTGATGCTGCAATTAAACTTGATAAGTTGGTTTTCTTACATCTTGATTTAGTTAAAGGAGTTGCTAAAGATAAGTATGGAATTAAGTATTTAGCAGAAGAGATTGGTATTGATGGTGTAATTACCACCAAAAGTTATTTGATTAAGGAAGCTAAAAAACAGGATTTAATTACGGTACAGCGGTTATTTATTCTTGATTCTTCTGCTGTTGAGATGGGGATTAATGTAATTAATAAATCTAGTCCTGATTTGGTAGAAGTTTTACCAGGGATAGCCTTTCCATATTTAGCTGAAAGATTAAAGGATGAATTAGAACAGCCTATTATTGCTGGTGGATTGATTAGAAATAATAAAGATGTAGATAGAATATTAGATTTTGAAGCCTTAGCTATTTCGACTAGTAGTAAAGAATTGTGGAATTGGTCTTGAAATTTTTTAGATTTATA
The DNA window shown above is from Sporohalobacter salinus and carries:
- the nagE gene encoding N-acetylglucosamine-specific PTS transporter subunit IIBC, yielding MKKRFIGQIQRIGKALMLPIAVLPAAALLLRLGAGDVLGIPFVEAAGAAIFNNLALLFGIGVAIGISFDGSGAAGLAGAVGYFVITEGAKSINTDINMGVLAGIIAGLVAGALYNQFYDIDLPDYLGFFAGKRFVPIITGASCVLLAGIFGYVWPPIQIVIEIVGNWIIGAGALGVFVYGVLNRSLIPLGLHHVMNSFIWFVFGEYTNEAGKVVTGDLSRFFAGDPNAGSFMAGFYPIMMFGLPAAALAMYHTAESKDKKEVSGVLFSMAFTSFLTGITEPLEFSFVFLAPFLYLIHSLLSGVSMAVTYVLGIKHGFGFSAGAIDYFLNYGLATKPFLLIPIGIVTSTVYYFLFKFVIQKFDLPTPGRVGSDEIENDMSVMPDKHQDSVDGSIDKAKSYINYLGGADNLETVGACITRLRLTVEDTNKIDESGLKKLDATEVIKLDEETVQVVVGTKAEKVAISINEELNNRQQ
- a CDS encoding GntR family transcriptional regulator produces the protein MKKVSKDNPLPLYHQLKEILRENIDNKVLKPGDPIPTERELVDIHDISRMTARKAIMALVNEGLLYREQGKGTFVADPEPKMKHELSKLTGFTEEMKEKGMETKTEIISFEFESASNKIRKHLELPNDVEQVIKIKRLRYVEKEPFSLETVWIPYDLASNLTEDILTGNSLYNIFRNKYGYELEQARQTVEPIMLTDYEGGLLGLNANSLALLFRRTTYLKEDRIIEYTKSIYRSDNYKHEVILK
- a CDS encoding C1 family peptidase, with amino-acid sequence MKRSDKFYLSLVVLCLVLSSMMIVSFSLSAGAASEGRLKLINSWGENWGTFNDGSVYITYQAAINNSFPIFIADPRDDYQPQAIAVFKLEGNNRGQWTIKVQSGTSSKTFYPQDVRSKGGNVPFDSNEKLVLDITELMPFNNEDISLIVKNGSYSSGRINHFSVEIYNNYDSNPVNTYTSNQVPINVRPSSTKSVSVTNVSAKKSPTLKSKPINLKDVSRKLTDEDIDNFTKNNERNLSATKGNQIINGHGTGYKPLTPEEWKEAKKKDRIRVIDSNKVLQLFSESSQNNQVDHSKSKYFPPVGNQGEEGSCAAWAMTYYTNGFFEARDRNWDLSTFDANKTLSPAFTYSLVNGGQDRGSSVPDIVNVNANLGVSSWAKMPYDGYDGDVSSWGSEEAFRSAPQFRSKVPQTYYIDVKDNQDIEAIKRLLANGYVLVTAVDGNQYPNSGVWNAANYNASNRDLNHANTVVGFEDKGSSNQKPGSAEVTIDQNNNSSSYKILVTVPANNSAQEMRLYENNQVVKVVNLNPNSSEKQVIEYSVSNKLPGSYEYYAELSNDYGQSKSSVITALVKNENDSDIPVWNPYATYWGGDRVTYNKAIWKAKWWNYGMEPGTNRRGPWQKIKAINQNNQK
- a CDS encoding DUF134 domain-containing protein; the protein is MGRPPKERRVGYIPEVKFFKPVGIPKRELKEVSLTIEEVEAIRLKDKKGLTQQEASERMEVSRPTFQRILTEARKKITEALIEGKALKFRGGNYKFKPRCVKCGNDFTYKQRSGRQGWENKEVCPECD
- the nagB gene encoding glucosamine-6-phosphate deaminase; translated protein: MRLQVLEDYEEMSVKAASIVASQVTLKPNSNLGLATGSTPLGMYNNLIRMYKKNLINFEEVVTFNLDEYVGLPADHPQSYHYYMFDNFFDKVNIPPEKIYIPSGVGDNLKQICKKYDQSINSHGGIDLQVLGIGKNGHIGFNEPDNKLRTNTHVVKLTEETINDNSRFFDSIDDVPKKAISMGMSSIMKSKKILLLASGEQKAEAIKKAINGEITTEHPASLLQLHSDVTILVDKDAAKLLNG
- a CDS encoding DUF5320 domain-containing protein; translated protein: MPWGDGTGPEGLGPMTGRGAGYCAGYNRPGYANSMSRRGLGRGFGRGCGRGMGRPSNNKRMMNRRVSTYRPAKDQTEAEINYLQQEKEALKNELKAIQERISELDSENNKE
- the nagA gene encoding N-acetylglucosamine-6-phosphate deacetylase, which codes for MKGLKNGKIITKDEVLDNKVLLFDKEIIEIIDQEEIDRYDRVELMDVKGNYISPGFLDLHIHGIKGYDTMDGNYEAVSSISNIISKKGVTSFLPTTMTMDQESIYKSLDVIKDSIKKNIQGATILGAHLEGPFINEKYKGAQNVDYIQEPNYKFIEDYLDVIKMITLAPEIKQSYEFMDRIKDENIVLSIGHSNAKYEEALEAINKGISHATHTFNAMSSFHHREPGVVGAVFNSDITCDIIADKFHVHPDNFDLLLKIKGRDKISLITDSMRAGCMKNGIYELGGQKTTIKNGSVRLDDGTLAGSILTLNLALKNFKDYSGLDLMEAVKLVSLNPAKVLGINDSKGSIEIGKDADITLFNDDIDIKATIVEGEIVYNNL
- a CDS encoding glycerol-3-phosphate responsive antiterminator — encoded protein: MAYIEYILNQRPIIAAVKEPSDLEEIPSDKIAAIFVLGSDISTLSKIVDAAIKLDKLVFLHLDLVKGVAKDKYGIKYLAEEIGIDGVITTKSYLIKEAKKQDLITVQRLFILDSSAVEMGINVINKSSPDLVEVLPGIAFPYLAERLKDELEQPIIAGGLIRNNKDVDRILDFEALAISTSSKELWNWS
- the murQ gene encoding N-acetylmuramic acid 6-phosphate etherase, yielding MAEKRNKDTVDIDKLGTTEIIDKINDEDKKVALAVEKEQENIAKAVDLIVKRLKKDGRLFYIGSGTSGKLGVIDASECPPSFGIDDSMVQGIISGGDKALSDWLEHTEDDEELASKDLQDKGVTEKDIVVGITASGNTPYVMAAIKYANQIGATTIGLICNPEGKLKENCDNYICIDVGPEVIMGSTRMKAGTAQKMVLNMLSTASMIRLGKVYSNLMINVKPINEKLKKRAKEIVHLVTKADESLITEVLKKCDYDAKVATVMIKKKCSVIEARDFISKNDGVINQFVL
- a CDS encoding Mrp/NBP35 family ATP-binding protein, producing MYELENGKFDLEYGSVNEGLISVASGKGGVGKSTVTVNLAVALNKLGKQVGIIDADIRGFSIPRILGLTEELQALEDKMLKPPVAKGIKVMSMGSLVEEEAPIIWRAPLLHGTLEQFMKEVQWGKLDYLLFDLPPGTGDMPLNIMQNLPESEVMIVTTPQITATNVAGRIGKMADKLECETLGVVENMSYYQCTDCGNKDYIFGQGGGKDIAEKLETKLLGKLPLLPDIREDSDQGKSIILENPEADVSKEFISIAEKVINKKRNFKSI